The Juglans regia cultivar Chandler chromosome 6, Walnut 2.0, whole genome shotgun sequence genome contains the following window.
GCAATCTTCCCCGCTAGTTTTTGTACTTCGTTCAAGTTCGTGAGTGACTTCATCTTTGTTATTGCTTTGAGTTTTTTGGGATTTACTTCAATCCCTCTCTCTGACACCATAAAACCGAGGAATTTTTCCGACTATACTCCAAATGCACATTTTGTTGGTTTGAGCTTCATTTGGTACTGACGTAAGACTTGAAAAGCCTCTCTAAGGTCTTCTATGTGTTGTCAAACTCCatactttttaatagtagattatCGACATACACCTCCATACTTCTTCCGATCTggtttttaaacattttgtgGTTGCCCCAGCGCTCTTCAAGCCGAAAGGCATCACTTTATAGCAATACAGTCCCCGATCAGTTATAAAGGCGGTTTTCTCCTGATTAGTCTTCTTCATTATTATTTGATTGTATTCCAagtaggcatccataaagcttAGCATTTTATGACATACTATTGCGTTCACTATCAGATCTATCCTTGGTAATGGGAAGCTGTCCTTTAGGCAAGATTTGTTAAGGTCGGTAAAATCCACGCACATTTGCCACTTCGCGTTGGACTTTTTTACTAACACCAAGTTAGATAGCCACTTTGGATAACATGCTTCTTTGATGAATCCAGCTGCTAATAACCGATCAACCTCCTCTGCAATTGCTTCGTACTTCTCGGTACTAaagtttctcttcttttattttactgGACGTATCTTTGGGTCTACGTTCAGCTCATGTTCGATGACTTCCTTGCCTATTCTGGGTATATCTTTATGACTCCATGTAAATACATCTTTATGGTCTAGGAGGAAATTTATCAGTTGCTATCTCTCTTCCTGTGCCAATTTTGTCCCGATCTTCACGTGGCTTTCGAGATGGTTTTATTCAAGGGTGACATACTCTAGAGGCTCATCTTCCTCTCCATGCTTCAGGGTATCTTAATCCCTAGTTTCTAACTCTGTTGCCATTACCTATGGTCCCAGCGGGAGgatcatttgtttttcaaaatccaCCATGCTGACCTCCCTTTGCCCTTGTTTGAGCTCATGGACATAACATTCCCTAGCCAAGACCTACTTGCCGCGTACTTCGCCTATTCCTCTTGGTACGTGTACCTCGCCtgttgggaacttcatttttAGATGATGGGTTGAGGTAATGGCTTTTAATGCATTCAATGTGGGTCGCCCAATGATAGCGTTATATGCCGGCCGAGTTCTCACTACTAAAAACTTAGTCATCACCGTGGCGATATAAGGGTCTGTGCCTACAGATATTGGCAATGCAATAGACCCCATTGGTTGCACCGCGTCTCCAGTGAACCCTTTTAGCATAGTTGGTGCTGGTTTCAACTGTTCTTCGTCAATTTCCATTTTGCTGACAGCATCCTAGAACAATATATCCGCCAAACTCCCATTGTCAATCAGCATTCTCCTGGGAGTAAAATTTGCCACCAACATTGTAACCACCAAAGCATCATCATAGGGATACACAACCTGTCGGCAATCTTCCTCGTCAAAAGATATCGTGAGTGATCCTTGTACTCGAGGCTATTTGACGGGCCTCTCTACATTTTAGATTTCTTCATATCTTGCCCACCTTGCATAGGTCTTTCTTCCAGAGGAAGTTGGGCCACCTCCTACATACATGTCGATGATAGTGTGTATCTCGCCTTGAGGTTGGTTTCTTTGGTTTTCATCTGCTCTCACTCTTCGGTCCCTAGGTTCATTTGACCTCCTTTCCCTTTTAGGTGATTCCCATCGCCTAAGGCTCTTACTTCTTCTATTCTTGTGTTCATTCTTCCTTTAGTTTGTTTGCCATCGGAGGGGGGGTCATGTTCTGGGCGATCAATCGTTCTAACTCGCCATTGTTCCtcatttcttctactttttgcTTCAGGTTGTAACAATCCTAGCTTCTATGTCCGCTTGACTTATGATAAGTGCAGTACTTCTCGGTTTGCCGTTCTTTCTCAGTTGgttcttcttcctttgttttttctgaATAGTATACATAACCGCCACTATGCCTTCTTACATTACCATCCCGCCTTAACTCTTGTTGGTCTCTCTCCGCCCTTTGTCCTCTATCTTGGTCTTTCCTCTTTCCTCCTTTCGCTTCCCGTTCACTCCTTCTTTTTGGTTGGGTAGTTAAGGAGATCAAGGTGTCTTCAGCATTAACAAAACCATCAGCTCTATCCATGAACTCTCCCTAAGGTGGAAGAGGGTTTTCGGGCCAGCTCGGCCATAAAAGGGTTCCTTGGCTAAATGCCTCCCAATAGTGCTCCTAGCATGATTTTCTCATCTTGGTCGTCGGTCgtcatcttttctttattgaagCGTGTCAAATACGCTTTCAAGCTTTCATCGTCATCTTTGTTTGACAGTCAATAAGTAAGCGGCAGGTCTCCTGCTTTTCTACTCGCCATGAATTAGGTCAAGAACTGTAGGCCCAACTCTTCGAAACTCTCTATGGAGTTTGGTTGTAGTGCACCAAACCATCCTCTTGCCGATCTTTTTAGAGTCAAAGGAAAAGCTCTACAAACAATCTCCCTCGGGAACCCGTGAAGTATCATATGAGCTTTGAAAGTCTCAAAGTGCTCCATGGGACCTTTCGAGCCGTCATATAGGTCCATTGCGGGACTTTAAATTTCGCGGGCAGGGGCATCGCCAGGATTTCCGTAGAAAACGGTAGATTTATGCTTGACAGCAATTGATCTTCCGAAGAAGACATTCTTATCTTCTTGGCCATTTCCTCATATTTTTCCATCTAGCTACATACGTCGTGGTGCAATTTCTTTGCTTTCTCGTTCTCTTGATGGCTTTTTCTCGCACTATTTACCTCAATCTCTACCCTGTCTGCCTGACTGAGTGTCAGATCCTCGCCTGATGGCCCATTTCGTGACTTAAGAGTCTCATTTTCCTTACGTAAGGAATCCATCTCCGTGGTGAGCTTCTTTATCATTTCCTCCGTCTCCGCGATCTTCTCCTCCATATTTTATGAAGTTTCTCCCTGATCTCTAATTGCCTGAGACCGAGTAGTGAGGGACATGTGAAAAGCACGTAAAGTGTGAGACGTAAATAATCTCATAGACAGCGCCAACTGTTATGTATGTGTTTCACCCCCACCATTTCACGATTAGCTGCAACCAAAGTGTAGAGAGCACGGGGGTCCGTGGGAACGCCTCCAATACCTAAGTCAGTAATTTGtggataatgataataataataataattcgaTCATTTTACTTAcctggatttttattttatatagagttATGTGATCTATCTTTGCTCCACCGTGGATAATGGCTATcctttattcaaattcaaatttagagataGGGATTTATCTCTTAACAAATTCGAATAATAATCTCGTTTATCCTTTACCATTGACTGAATAGTTATCCCGTCGATATTTAGCTTATCCAGTCGTTATTAGTCATGAGGTGGGTTTCTTTTGTACTAGACTAGACTTCTTGATTATAATATGGGCTTTAGTTGTTGCAAAGGACCCAGGTCCATCTTGTGAGCTAACCGGTTAGAATATCCTCTCCAAAAGCCATTTCAAGTTAAGGCCATGGTGTGAATCATTTGACTTCAATTGTCGTAAATTCTCgtttaaattgaattgaaataaccTTTTCATTCTCACgtttaaattgaattgaaataaacttTTGTCTAAACCGTAAGAGACATGAACTGCCTCATCATTTCGTGGCTGTCAcgaaacatataatatataattctccCAGTTTGGCCACGACCATGACCATGCATGCACGAAGCAGTTTCAATCACGTGATCAATGCATTTACCAAACATTTATAGCATGAGTAATACTATGTAtagtcttaaaatatataaaaatcatgagtcattttaaaaaagagtaagatttattattaaaaaattattatttttcctgtaaattcatatttattcattttttttaaatgattacacGGTGTTTACAAACTcactataactattatttctcataaaaaaaaacatacataaataattgttttacaTGAATTTGTTACataacttttaatattattatattttgaatataaatttatcaaaaccaacaaaattaaataagttcAGAAAATTACTTAATAAGTTAAGACCACAATAgaacttgttatatatatagcggatgcttaattaatttgaattatcCCGAGGTACATACATATGTGACTGACATTATGCCCCACGCCTTATGTACCAttaaatagttaattaattagagcTAGAGCTTTAgggtatgtttggatagtgagaagtgttgagaagtgttgagaatgtttataaataataataaaaaaaaataataaaatattaaataataataaaaagtaaatgaaaagtaataaataataaaaaaataagtaaaaaataataataaagtaaaaaataatagtgtGAAGTACTCTCACTTGGAGGCTTGGAGCTGGACATGAACCAATTATAAGGAAGGTGCCCGGCTGGATCGAGGTAGacccattttcattttttctttttttttgaaagacatACGATGGTACTGCTCCATTCTAAAAGAGAATCTTacgaatataaatatagtttttaaaaataaatttataaattgacgtaattttataatataatattttaaataatttattttattataaaaatatttttacaattcaaCGTACTAATATATCAaactatgttaatttataaatttattttataggatctgttaaaacatttttattctatatatacaaGTCGCGACCACGATGGCACTTTCAATTAAAAGAactctgatatatatatatatatatatatatatatatacacacatacatacatacatgcatgcatgcatgaatatatAACGTTATCCCATTCTGGGTGAGATCGAAGTACTAGATCATGTATAGAATACGATGACTAATGCTAAGTTGAAATTGTTGGACAGGCCTGGCCAGTCTTctaaagcatgcatgcatatatactaGTTAATGCGAACAAATTAATTAACTGATGATCATCACTACTTAGAACGTGCGCGCGCATGCGGTTATATTTATCCCATGTGCATGTTTTCAATTCGGATTTGTTTTGcaaataatttattcattatagattattttaaatgtatACAGTGCCGAgcatttatctataaatagcacTTAGAACTCTTGCTGATGCTCACAGAACAAACAAACAGCAAAgcaacatagagagagagagagagagagagagaggccaggTACTTTTCCTGTCTTTAAAGATTTCTTTCTCTGGTAGGCCGAAGTGCCGCAGACAGAACATGAGATTGAAGAATCTAGGTTTGGTCCTAGGATTTCTAGGTTTTTGGCTTCTGTATGGGGTGTCCTTTTGCATCGCATATGATGTCCACCACTACAGCTTCATTGTAAGTACTgcttttcaatatatatacgtacaatTGTAAGTACAGCTTCATCGCATATCATCACCACGCTTGCTCCTttcccaatatatatacatgtgtatatatatatatatatatatatatataagaccatCGTGCATGCACGCTGACTTGCAGTGCATGCGAACGATATATAGTCAATTAAATATTTGTTCTTTCGATCAGTATGTGGAAAGAAGTATTGCTTTATATATCCAGTATTGATCAATATGCTAGCTATCACACACAAGGAGagaattaataagaaattacgCACATGCAGCTGCGCTTGTCAATATATATCAGCTAGCCTGATCATCCAtagagcatgcatgcatttaaaaccactgtacatatatatatatatattgtagataAGAAATGCTAAGTACATGCCAtacaagtttttataaaaaaatggatcccatcaaaaactaattttttttttttacgtttttTTAAGGTggaatctgtttttttttcaaggacTTGGCCTTGTTTATTTGGAGATTGTagaaatcatttctctatactAGACGTAGATAGGCTGTACGTTTGCATGCAGGCTGATAAGTTTGCTCATTTTCCATAGGATTGTACGTTTTACTGATCATCCGGAATAGACAATTCAAATTTAGTACCATACGctgttttacatatatatagcatttgaTGAGTTGATCGAAAATGAGCATACATTGTGGTTGCAGCTGAAGGAGACAAATTTCACAAGGCTGTGTGAAGAGAAGACTATTCTTACTGTAAATGGCATGTTTCCTGGCCCAACAATTCGTGTCCGCAAAGGCGATAGGGCATTTGTTAACGTTCACAACCATGCAGATTATGGTGTCACTATTCACTGGTATAGTAATGACCGGCCAGTATACCCTATCTAGCTTCCCCCTTCATTCTCACAAATTTGCAACACCTAATTGTAGCCGTCGAGCCAACTTGTTTCTTTTAATCATAGAGGACGAATCGACTTCCATGCATACTAGTTGCAGGTTTCTGTATTTAGTTCGTAACAGAGACCGCGAATCAAATTGATCTGCGCAAATCAAAAGTTATACTCTTAATTTAATAATCTGCATGTATGCAACTTTGTTTCCTAGCTAGAGACCACGATCCATGATAAGGTAGTACtgtttaacgtttgaacatgaTATCAAAAAGCTATGAGAcagattatttaaattaattgatgaaagtttttttaatgatttttatttacaggCATGGAGTGAAGCAACCAAGAAATCCATGGTCAGATGGACCGGAGAACATCACACAATGCCCCATCAAACCAGGAAAAAACTTCACCTATGAGGTCATCTTTTCTGATGAAGAAGGAACTCTTTGGTGGCACGCCCATAGCAACTGGACACGTGCCACAGTCCATGGAGCCATTATTATTTACCCTGATGTGGGAGTAACCccaaattatacatataatgCAGAAGAAGTCATTATACTCGGTAAAAACCGTAAAATTCATAGCTCAAATATTATGTTACCATTTATGTAAAACTCAATAGTACTGCTATAAATCCGAATCTTCGTCTAACTTTCTGCAGGAGACTGGTATAAGGAAAACTTGACAACATTAGTGAATGCAGCTGCAGCAGTCGGCATTGATCCAAACGTATCAGATTCTTATACCATCAATGGCCAACCAGGATATCCAAATAATTGCTCCACCGgtatgcataaatatatatatatatatatatatatatatatatatatatgagaactGCAACACTTGTAAAGAgatttaatgtaattttataaaatttattagatctactttataataaaaataattttacaatctgaggTACTACATCAAATCAagttgtatatttatttttacgaGGCTTTATAAATTAGGATTGAAGATTAATCGGATACCGCTcgtctactatatatattaattttgtcgTACGTATGCGTTGCATGCAGAAACAACGTATGCTCTACCGGTCCAAGAGGGCAATACGTATCTTCTTCGAATTGTAAATGCGGTGATGAATACAGAGATGTTCTTTGGGATCGCAAAACACAACCTCACAGTTGTTGGACAAGATGGTGCATATACAAGCAAGTTTGACACTAGTTACATAATGATAACCCCAGGACAAACAATGGACGTCCTGCTCACAGCAAATCAGTCTCCGGCCGATAACTATTACATGGCTGCTAGTTCATTCGCAGCTTCCGATGCCCCTTACGATGAAACCAACACTTCAGCTCTTGTCGTGTACAATAATTCTCCATCCTCTATTCTCTATCCGCAACTCCCTTTACCCAATAATACAAATGCTGCAATCAGCTTCACAAGTCAAATAAAGAACTCAGAATCGGTTAATCTCCAAGAAGGATTTGATGAAAGAATCATTATTACAGTTTCTGCAAATCAATTGCCTTGTGATCTTGATAAATGTGACGGTCCACAGGGTAACAAACTATCTACAAGCTTAAACAACGTAAGTTACGTGTCAACAAGTATTGATATATTGCAGGCATACACCAGGTACGTACATTCTTATCcccacaattaatatatattccattGTTGTCGTTGTGAcaaagtataaatattagtcATCCTCAGATCTACTTACATGAAAATTACAACCTTTTAATTTGCACTTTGCAGAGGCTTGCTTGGCACTTATGAAGAGTTACCTCATAACCCTCCATTTCCTGGCACTAACTGGACAAACATTGAGAGGGATGATCCGGAATATATATTTCCAAGCCAAGGGACGAAGGTTTTGACGATAGATTATGGAAAATCTATTGAAATAGTGTACCAAGGAACTAGTATTGGGAATCCGGAGAACCATCCATTGCATCTTCATGGTTATAGCTTCTACGTGGTCGGGACGGCTTCTGGAAACTTTACCGAAGAGGCctataaagaaaatctcaatttgGACAATCCACCTAAAGTTAACACTGTTGGAGTTCCTAAAAGCGGTTGGATTGCCATTAGATTTGTTGCTAATAATCCAGGTTAGCAATTGTCTTCGATATATAATAGTGCTACttattataattagaaaagtgctaaaaatataaaaaattatataaactaaaatcacaaattgacgtgattttataaaaattgacgtgattttataaaatttattatatctattttataataaaaataactttataatttgacgtattatatcaaattatattaatttataaatttattttt
Protein-coding sequences here:
- the LOC108991517 gene encoding laccase-14-like; translated protein: MRLKNLGLVLGFLGFWLLYGVSFCIAYDVHHYSFILKETNFTRLCEEKTILTVNGMFPGPTIRVRKGDRAFVNVHNHADYGVTIHWHGVKQPRNPWSDGPENITQCPIKPGKNFTYEVIFSDEEGTLWWHAHSNWTRATVHGAIIIYPDVGVTPNYTYNAEEVIILGDWYKENLTTLVNAAAAVGIDPNVSDSYTINGQPGYPNNCSTETTYALPVQEGNTYLLRIVNAVMNTEMFFGIAKHNLTVVGQDGAYTSKFDTSYIMITPGQTMDVLLTANQSPADNYYMAASSFAASDAPYDETNTSALVVYNNSPSSILYPQLPLPNNTNAAISFTSQIKNSESVNLQEGFDERIIITVSANQLPCDLDKCDGPQGNKLSTSLNNVSYVSTSIDILQAYTRGLLGTYEELPHNPPFPGTNWTNIERDDPEYIFPSQGTKVLTIDYGKSIEIVYQGTSIGNPENHPLHLHGYSFYVVGTASGNFTEEAYKENLNLDNPPKVNTVGVPKSGWIAIRFVANNPGVWFMHCHFERHVTLGMATVLIVRNGTTEETSLLPPPVGLPECS